The proteins below are encoded in one region of Bacillus vallismortis:
- a CDS encoding ABC transporter permease gives MPDSGLFYKEWKQNKALLLMIFLVFMLSNPFTILETYISYQGCVAHQNDWGGSCVFTINYLNGTFMSLFWIWGVVLAVSQLGIERSKSLFDFTLSLPYTRGQVFNAKFLTGGMVIVMPQLVGYLLSVLLLVLLKPEQAVYFHHYSLGMVIVSMLAYSLVMAGGALTGHVFAQLLVSFTATILPFLFITLPAMNIDILFGRNAAFLDFPIPEWIKYIFPITYVVPNWVDDSPYYLVIPAVMSIILYIIGYISFVKLSNERNGYFFLWKALDRPVQVIVIIIGILGFGCFGYAVSESFAGYLFGMAAGAVIGFFISYFAIYKKTKHV, from the coding sequence GTGCCGGATTCCGGGTTGTTTTATAAAGAGTGGAAGCAAAATAAAGCGCTGCTACTCATGATTTTTTTGGTATTTATGCTTAGCAATCCTTTTACTATTTTAGAGACGTACATTTCATATCAAGGCTGCGTTGCTCATCAGAACGATTGGGGCGGATCCTGTGTATTTACGATTAACTATTTAAACGGCACATTTATGTCATTGTTTTGGATTTGGGGTGTCGTTTTGGCGGTCAGCCAGCTTGGGATTGAACGAAGCAAGAGCTTGTTTGATTTTACATTAAGCCTTCCCTATACACGCGGGCAGGTATTTAACGCGAAGTTTCTCACCGGCGGAATGGTGATTGTGATGCCACAGCTCGTAGGTTATCTTTTATCTGTTTTGCTGCTGGTGCTTTTGAAGCCTGAACAGGCTGTTTATTTTCATCACTACAGCTTGGGAATGGTCATTGTCAGCATGTTGGCTTATTCTTTGGTTATGGCTGGCGGAGCGCTGACAGGCCATGTTTTTGCACAGCTTTTGGTTTCATTTACCGCCACTATTTTACCTTTTTTATTCATTACTTTGCCTGCGATGAATATCGATATCCTTTTTGGCAGGAATGCGGCATTTTTAGACTTCCCTATACCAGAATGGATAAAGTATATATTTCCCATTACGTATGTTGTTCCAAACTGGGTTGATGATTCACCATATTATTTAGTGATTCCGGCTGTTATGAGCATAATTCTCTACATCATCGGGTACATCAGCTTCGTCAAACTGTCTAACGAGCGTAACGGATATTTCTTTTTGTGGAAAGCATTGGATCGCCCGGTGCAAGTGATCGTCATTATCATTGGCATTTTAGGCTTCGGCTGTTTTGGATATGCAGTAAGCGAAAGCTTTGCCGGCTACCTATTTGGCATGGCTGCAGGTGCTGTGATCGGTTTCTTCATCAGTTATTTTGCGATTTATAAAAAAACAAAACATGTGTAA
- the ytrE gene encoding ABC transporter ATP-binding protein YtrE, with the protein MIDVQHIDHSFTIGKKGRENEVPVLKDVSLSVAKGEIACIVGRSGSGKSTLLNLISGYISPTKGRIVINGTDVTGFNEKEWAQFRLEHFGFIFQSFQLIPGLTTYENVEMPLALKGIKPSERKQKVQDMLKRVGLDNHALHYPNELSGGQQQRVSIARALILNPSIILADEPTGSLDSETEQEVLDLIQQLNRERGITFVIITHDDEVASIGHSKFQLHDGVLKGGITVEV; encoded by the coding sequence ATGATTGATGTTCAGCATATCGACCATTCTTTCACGATCGGGAAAAAGGGCCGTGAGAATGAAGTTCCAGTATTAAAGGATGTGTCATTAAGCGTGGCCAAAGGTGAAATCGCCTGTATTGTCGGGCGAAGCGGTTCAGGAAAATCAACGCTTTTGAATTTGATTTCCGGCTACATATCGCCGACAAAAGGGCGGATTGTCATTAATGGCACTGATGTGACGGGCTTTAATGAAAAGGAATGGGCTCAGTTCCGCCTTGAACATTTTGGGTTCATTTTTCAAAGCTTTCAGCTTATTCCGGGGCTAACGACGTATGAGAATGTTGAAATGCCGCTGGCGTTAAAAGGGATCAAACCGTCTGAGCGCAAGCAAAAGGTGCAGGACATGCTGAAACGCGTCGGCTTGGATAACCACGCTCTTCATTATCCAAACGAACTTTCAGGCGGCCAGCAGCAGCGTGTCAGTATTGCACGGGCATTGATTTTAAATCCATCTATCATTTTAGCCGATGAGCCGACGGGAAGCCTCGATTCAGAAACGGAGCAGGAAGTATTGGATTTGATTCAGCAGCTGAACCGCGAGCGGGGCATTACATTTGTGATCATCACCCATGATGATGAAGTTGCTTCTATCGGACATTCAAAATTTCAGCTTCATGACGGTGTGTTAAAAGGGGGAATTACTGTTGAGGTTTAA
- the bceR gene encoding two-component response regulator BceR, whose amino-acid sequence MFKLLLIEDDESLFHEMKDRLTGWSYDVYGVQDFGQVLQEFAAVKPDCVIIDVQLPKFDGFHWCRLIRSRSNVPILFLSSRDHPADMVMSMSLGADDFIQKPFHFDVLIAKIQAIFRRVYHYNTEPSAVKTWCGAAVDAEQNLVSNDKGSVELTKNEMFILKQLIEQKNKIVSREELIRSLWNDERFVSDNTLTVNVNRLRKKLDALQLGTYIETKVGQGYLAKEEDHFYD is encoded by the coding sequence TTGTTTAAACTTTTGCTGATTGAAGATGATGAATCGCTGTTCCATGAAATGAAGGATCGTTTAACGGGATGGTCCTATGATGTATACGGCGTTCAGGATTTCGGTCAAGTCCTTCAGGAATTTGCGGCGGTTAAGCCTGATTGTGTCATTATTGACGTCCAGCTGCCTAAATTTGACGGGTTTCATTGGTGCCGGCTGATCCGCTCCCGGTCAAATGTTCCGATTCTCTTTCTATCCTCTCGTGACCATCCTGCTGATATGGTGATGTCGATGTCGCTCGGAGCCGATGACTTTATTCAAAAGCCGTTTCATTTTGACGTGCTGATTGCGAAAATCCAAGCGATTTTTCGGCGCGTGTATCATTATAATACGGAGCCAAGCGCGGTCAAAACATGGTGCGGAGCTGCCGTAGACGCAGAGCAGAACCTCGTCAGCAATGACAAAGGCTCTGTTGAACTGACGAAAAACGAAATGTTCATTCTGAAACAATTAATAGAACAAAAAAACAAGATTGTCAGCCGGGAAGAGCTGATCAGAAGCTTGTGGAACGATGAGCGTTTTGTCAGTGATAATACGCTGACCGTCAATGTCAATCGCCTGCGAAAAAAACTGGACGCCCTGCAGCTTGGCACATATATCGAGACGAAAGTCGGCCAAGGCTACCTGGCGAAAGAAGAGGATCATTTCTATGATTAA
- the ytrF gene encoding ABC transporter permease YtrF: MRFKDQVHFIRRNMKKNRLRVFMTILATTMACAFLVVLSSVGFGIQKTITDMTMSQQIVTKVSVMGKEGDKPIKKADLENYDHVRSVVERTQVYEPNKATLGNRTNESSNLIFTNMNDELKANMELEKGRVAKSENEIVVGYDFAKRLLTKKESEEYNKKIEEAKGNPEDIKEPEGYTKDILNKTIELSVSKTDPKTGDVEKTKTYDFKIVGITKKPSQDWMEDSNIFISDQFKKDFSEFLDFKGGNVETNIGVFADKFENVEQLTNDLTDDGYYVTSVTTELEGANTFFMVFKIGLIFVGCIAVIISAIGIFNTMTMAVTERTQEIGIMKAIGASPSIIRRMFLMESAYIGILGCVIGIIISYGVSFLVNLAVPMILAATSGSDAGDLNYTFSYIPASLVIIAVVICGGVAVISGMNPARKATKTNVLTALRREL; the protein is encoded by the coding sequence TTGAGGTTTAAGGATCAGGTTCATTTTATCAGAAGAAATATGAAGAAAAACAGATTGCGTGTCTTTATGACCATTCTTGCGACAACAATGGCGTGTGCGTTTTTGGTTGTGCTGTCGTCGGTTGGATTTGGGATTCAAAAGACAATTACTGATATGACAATGAGCCAGCAGATTGTAACGAAAGTCAGTGTAATGGGCAAGGAAGGGGATAAGCCTATTAAAAAAGCTGATTTAGAGAATTATGACCACGTAAGGTCAGTTGTAGAAAGAACGCAAGTGTATGAACCAAACAAAGCAACTTTAGGCAATCGTACAAATGAAAGCTCTAATCTCATCTTTACCAATATGAACGATGAATTAAAGGCCAATATGGAGTTGGAAAAAGGAAGAGTCGCAAAGTCGGAAAATGAAATCGTAGTAGGATACGACTTTGCAAAGAGATTATTGACGAAAAAAGAATCGGAAGAGTATAACAAAAAAATCGAGGAAGCAAAAGGAAACCCGGAAGATATAAAAGAACCAGAGGGCTATACAAAAGATATTCTGAACAAAACGATTGAATTAAGTGTATCAAAAACAGATCCTAAAACAGGGGATGTCGAAAAAACAAAAACATATGACTTTAAAATTGTCGGTATTACAAAAAAGCCATCTCAAGATTGGATGGAGGACTCAAACATTTTTATTAGTGATCAATTCAAGAAAGATTTTTCGGAATTCTTAGACTTCAAAGGCGGAAATGTTGAAACAAACATTGGCGTTTTTGCTGATAAATTTGAGAACGTGGAACAACTGACCAATGATCTGACAGATGACGGATACTATGTAACCTCAGTGACTACCGAGCTTGAGGGAGCCAACACCTTCTTCATGGTCTTCAAAATCGGCTTGATCTTTGTCGGGTGTATTGCTGTTATTATCTCAGCAATCGGCATTTTTAACACGATGACGATGGCAGTTACTGAAAGAACGCAGGAGATCGGGATTATGAAAGCGATTGGGGCAAGTCCGTCCATCATTCGCCGAATGTTCTTGATGGAAAGCGCGTATATCGGAATTTTAGGCTGTGTGATTGGGATTATCATTTCTTACGGCGTAAGCTTCCTTGTCAATCTGGCTGTTCCAATGATTCTCGCGGCGACAAGCGGAAGCGATGCGGGCGATTTGAATTACACCTTTTCCTACATCCCGGCCAGCCTTGTGATCATCGCAGTTGTGATTTGCGGAGGGGTAGCGGTGATTTCCGGGATGAACCCGGCGAGAAAAGCGACCAAAACCAACGTGCTGACAGCGTTAAGAAGAGAATTATAA
- a CDS encoding tRNA (mnm(5)s(2)U34)-methyltransferase, which yields MILKKILPYSKELLKMAAGEGDIVVDATMGNGHDTQFLAELVGENGHVYAFDIQESAVANTKERLGETYQARTTLFHKSHDKIAESLPPETHGKVAAAVFNLGYLPGGDKSITTNGQSTIKAIEQLLSVMKDEGLMVLVVYHGHPEGKAEKNDVLDFCRSLDQQAARVLTYGFINQQNDPPFIVAIEKKAQISK from the coding sequence ATGATATTGAAAAAAATCCTTCCTTACAGCAAAGAACTACTGAAAATGGCTGCCGGAGAAGGAGATATCGTCGTAGATGCCACGATGGGCAACGGACATGATACGCAGTTCTTAGCGGAGCTCGTCGGCGAAAACGGCCATGTGTACGCATTCGACATCCAAGAATCAGCTGTGGCCAATACGAAGGAACGGCTTGGCGAGACTTATCAAGCGAGAACAACGTTATTTCACAAAAGCCATGACAAAATCGCTGAATCCCTCCCGCCGGAAACACACGGCAAAGTGGCGGCCGCTGTGTTTAACCTCGGCTATCTCCCGGGCGGCGACAAATCAATTACGACGAACGGCCAGTCAACCATTAAAGCGATCGAACAGCTTCTCAGCGTGATGAAAGATGAGGGCTTGATGGTTCTGGTCGTCTATCATGGCCACCCTGAAGGCAAAGCTGAAAAAAACGATGTACTCGACTTTTGCCGAAGCTTGGATCAGCAAGCAGCCCGTGTGCTGACATATGGATTTATCAATCAGCAAAATGACCCGCCATTTATTGTCGCCATCGAAAAAAAAGCTCAAATCAGCAAATGA
- the ytrA gene encoding GntR family transcriptional regulator YtrA: MIQIDPRSSTPIYEQIIQQMKELCLKGIMKSGDKLPSVRELATIIIANPNTVSKAYKELEREGIIETLRGRGTYISEQAKTTLVEGKMTMIKEQLKQLIIDAHYAGVELEKLQEWMKEISADVKGGREDD; the protein is encoded by the coding sequence ATGATTCAAATCGATCCAAGAAGCTCAACACCCATTTACGAACAAATCATTCAGCAAATGAAAGAGCTTTGTTTGAAAGGGATCATGAAGTCTGGTGATAAGCTTCCTTCTGTCAGAGAATTGGCGACGATCATTATTGCGAATCCGAACACTGTCAGCAAAGCGTATAAAGAGCTTGAACGTGAGGGGATTATCGAAACGCTGCGTGGCAGAGGGACCTATATTTCGGAGCAAGCAAAAACGACTTTGGTTGAAGGGAAGATGACGATGATTAAAGAGCAACTGAAACAGCTCATCATCGATGCCCATTATGCAGGGGTTGAGCTGGAAAAACTGCAGGAATGGATGAAGGAAATCAGCGCTGATGTGAAAGGAGGCCGAGAGGATGATTGA
- the ytrC gene encoding ABC transporter permease YtrC: MVDRGLLYREWKQNQVVILLSIVFLVLVNPLSIVNTYLSYQGCLAHQDPQYCDFIVNYEISNLIDINWLPGVILAVCFLGMERSKGTMDFLLSLPYNRSQIFQTKFWLGGLVIVLSQLIGFLLAWLLILVYQPEHVYFFEHSSVGVIVISFMAYSLVMAAGAITGNAFAQMLTAFSAAILPYLIVALPLANLEIVFNFHIYEFFSSVEGYYEMENKLMYLLPMVFVGNDWLSDNRYILLIPAAMSILFYLVGFISFKKHPSERNGHFFLWNRLDRPVQILVMAFGILGFGLFGYSTGHSIIGYIFGMIIGAVVGFFVSYFSIYKKTEH, from the coding sequence ATGGTAGACCGTGGTCTCCTCTATCGAGAGTGGAAACAGAATCAAGTGGTGATTTTGCTAAGTATTGTGTTTTTAGTGCTGGTAAATCCGCTCTCTATTGTGAATACGTATTTGTCTTACCAAGGGTGTCTTGCGCATCAAGACCCGCAATATTGTGATTTTATTGTCAATTACGAAATAAGCAATCTGATAGATATCAACTGGTTGCCGGGTGTCATCTTGGCGGTCTGTTTTCTGGGAATGGAACGTTCGAAAGGCACAATGGATTTTTTACTAAGCCTTCCGTATAACAGAAGCCAAATTTTTCAGACGAAATTTTGGTTAGGCGGTTTAGTGATTGTATTATCGCAATTGATTGGCTTTTTGCTGGCATGGCTGCTGATTCTAGTTTATCAACCTGAGCATGTCTACTTTTTCGAGCACAGCAGCGTTGGAGTGATCGTGATTAGCTTTATGGCCTACTCATTAGTGATGGCCGCCGGAGCGATAACTGGAAATGCTTTTGCCCAAATGTTAACAGCGTTTTCTGCAGCTATCTTGCCGTATTTAATTGTTGCATTGCCCCTCGCCAATTTAGAGATCGTTTTTAATTTCCATATATACGAATTTTTCTCTTCCGTAGAAGGATATTATGAGATGGAAAACAAACTTATGTATCTATTGCCTATGGTTTTTGTTGGGAATGACTGGCTTTCCGATAACAGATATATTTTATTGATTCCGGCTGCCATGAGCATTCTGTTTTACTTGGTTGGTTTTATAAGCTTCAAAAAGCATCCAAGTGAGCGAAACGGACACTTTTTCCTTTGGAACAGATTAGACCGTCCTGTACAAATTCTGGTGATGGCTTTCGGCATCCTTGGATTTGGTTTATTTGGATATTCTACCGGACATTCCATTATTGGTTATATTTTTGGAATGATCATTGGAGCTGTAGTTGGATTCTTTGTGAGCTACTTCTCTATTTATAAGAAAACAGAACATTAA
- a CDS encoding MFS transporter — translation MKFKNQLSLLSLLIGTFISVMDTTIVNIALPEMLSDFSCTLSQVAWVATGYTLAFAVMLVAASKLADHFGRKKAFIFGLGLFIFTSFLACISGSIEMLIAVRVIQGLSAAFIVPVTMPIALEIVPEEKKGMIIGIWGAFSGLAATLGPVLGGLLTENFNWQSIFFINIPLGMIAIFFAAMFITESYDNSANKKVDYIGMLILSGALFCLTFGFAKVSDLGWTSSTFLIFMSISMLLLILFFYIESKIKYPMVPLSILKVKTFSFSSLTLFMQGLGLTSGTLIITLLLTNLMGKTELEAGLIVSVLALSSMFTSVLSGKLSDKLGGALFSCLGMTGLTISTYFYSYIRYDSSISFVIILLCISGLALGLIIGPAMGSGIRLIPTEKIGIASGILNMMRTVGQAVGIAILTSVLTTSINHHVDSATKEAVKITEDNPAFDEMAKKEMIAHLRQSDSNTFDQEKTMKELNQKEEELLSKTPKPYKDTVKETFKKQREQVIILQDKIAGLYNEKISDSFNFTFKIGSIILVLGIIFSLFSDISPRKQRVKQEKTSSL, via the coding sequence ATGAAATTTAAAAATCAATTATCATTACTATCCTTATTGATAGGTACATTTATTTCTGTAATGGATACAACAATAGTAAACATCGCACTACCTGAAATGTTATCTGATTTTTCCTGCACACTATCTCAAGTGGCCTGGGTTGCTACAGGCTATACACTAGCATTCGCTGTTATGCTAGTTGCTGCATCTAAACTAGCTGATCATTTTGGAAGAAAAAAAGCGTTTATATTTGGATTAGGTCTTTTTATTTTCACATCATTTCTGGCATGTATAAGTGGATCCATTGAAATGCTGATTGCAGTTCGAGTCATTCAAGGCTTATCAGCCGCTTTTATTGTTCCAGTAACAATGCCAATCGCTCTCGAAATTGTGCCCGAAGAAAAAAAAGGAATGATTATTGGAATTTGGGGAGCTTTTTCAGGGCTTGCCGCGACATTAGGCCCTGTTCTCGGCGGATTGTTAACTGAAAACTTTAATTGGCAATCTATATTTTTCATCAATATTCCTCTAGGCATGATCGCTATCTTTTTTGCTGCTATGTTCATAACGGAAAGCTATGATAACTCAGCCAATAAAAAAGTTGATTATATTGGTATGCTCATTTTGTCTGGAGCTCTATTCTGTTTAACATTTGGTTTTGCTAAAGTATCAGATTTAGGCTGGACATCTTCCACATTTCTTATTTTTATGAGTATATCAATGCTATTACTTATATTATTCTTCTATATTGAATCAAAAATAAAATACCCAATGGTCCCTTTATCAATACTAAAGGTAAAGACATTCAGTTTTAGTTCATTAACACTTTTTATGCAAGGGCTAGGACTAACGAGTGGAACTCTTATCATCACTTTACTGCTTACTAATCTAATGGGAAAAACAGAATTAGAGGCAGGTCTAATTGTATCTGTTTTAGCTTTATCTTCTATGTTTACCTCTGTTCTATCTGGAAAGTTATCGGATAAACTAGGAGGCGCTTTATTTTCTTGTTTAGGTATGACGGGGTTAACAATATCTACTTACTTCTATAGTTATATAAGATATGACAGTTCTATTTCATTTGTAATCATTCTTCTATGTATATCCGGCTTAGCTTTAGGACTTATCATTGGGCCTGCTATGGGTTCAGGAATTCGGTTAATTCCCACAGAAAAAATCGGTATCGCATCAGGGATTTTAAATATGATGAGGACTGTAGGACAAGCAGTTGGGATCGCTATTCTTACTAGTGTCCTAACAACAAGCATCAATCATCATGTAGATTCCGCGACAAAAGAAGCTGTAAAAATTACTGAAGATAATCCTGCATTTGATGAAATGGCCAAAAAAGAAATGATCGCCCATTTGCGCCAGTCAGACAGTAACACATTTGACCAGGAAAAAACAATGAAAGAACTAAATCAAAAAGAAGAAGAACTTCTCTCTAAAACACCCAAGCCATACAAAGATACAGTTAAAGAAACGTTTAAAAAGCAAAGAGAGCAAGTCATCATTCTTCAGGACAAAATAGCAGGACTTTATAACGAGAAAATCAGTGACAGCTTCAACTTTACGTTTAAGATTGGCAGCATTATTCTTGTACTTGGAATTATTTTTTCTCTATTCAGTGATATATCTCCAAGAAAACAAAGAGTGAAGCAAGAAAAAACAAGTTCCTTATAA
- a CDS encoding ArsR/SmtB family transcription factor encodes MEVKVNDAVSGFLDKISALLFFKHESFYKEYWQKLNVKVEVEYFQVLEELKGIKKDYSDFLDFYFSSFRQYGDVVNGNIFCLATTFFRISDLYDKNFYDIIQMLRESPEEKIRINIAESLLYLEGQSNGGEEGYAETEEEFFLLLKKLAITSESKWNVFEVIKQPTAYIQSFCETLLKINEQLDKALSKLSSQQKKWIAQLNKMEKDLPIHIIETIKGKHYLDNCDVYIYPILNPYSAVITKSRNVIYLGLGYSADKFFMTQHDERIDKMSTFLKLLSDNSKFKILMLLRNKKLYANEIADILKLSNATISHHMRILALHGLVHTTRIQNRTYYYLDDQTIRLMLDDLYHSLMIND; translated from the coding sequence ATGGAGGTAAAAGTGAATGACGCAGTGTCAGGGTTTTTAGATAAAATATCTGCTTTGCTTTTTTTTAAACATGAATCATTTTATAAGGAATACTGGCAAAAACTAAATGTGAAAGTAGAGGTTGAATATTTTCAAGTATTAGAAGAATTAAAAGGAATTAAAAAAGATTATAGTGATTTTTTGGACTTTTATTTCAGTAGTTTTCGTCAGTATGGGGATGTTGTAAACGGCAATATTTTTTGTTTAGCAACAACGTTTTTTAGAATTTCTGATCTTTATGATAAAAACTTTTATGACATTATTCAGATGCTGAGAGAAAGTCCTGAAGAAAAGATAAGGATCAATATCGCCGAGTCACTCTTATACTTAGAGGGACAGTCAAATGGAGGTGAGGAGGGATATGCGGAAACTGAAGAGGAATTTTTTCTTTTGCTAAAAAAACTGGCGATTACCAGTGAATCAAAATGGAATGTATTTGAGGTGATAAAGCAGCCAACAGCCTATATACAATCTTTTTGTGAAACATTATTGAAAATCAATGAACAGCTTGATAAAGCTTTATCAAAATTGAGCTCTCAACAGAAAAAGTGGATTGCTCAGTTAAACAAAATGGAAAAGGACCTCCCGATACATATTATTGAGACAATCAAAGGGAAGCATTATTTGGACAATTGTGATGTTTACATCTATCCTATTCTCAATCCTTATTCAGCGGTTATTACAAAATCTCGAAATGTAATTTATTTAGGACTTGGATACTCAGCTGATAAATTTTTCATGACCCAACATGATGAACGTATTGATAAAATGAGTACATTTTTAAAATTGCTTTCAGATAATAGCAAATTTAAAATTCTCATGCTCCTGAGAAATAAAAAATTATACGCAAATGAAATAGCTGACATCTTAAAGTTGTCAAACGCAACAATTTCGCACCATATGAGAATATTGGCTCTTCATGGATTGGTTCACACGACAAGAATCCAAAATAGAACTTATTATTATTTAGACGACCAAACTATTCGTTTGATGTTGGACGATTTGTATCATAGCTTGATGATAAATGATTAA
- a CDS encoding YtzC family protein, which produces MATRQSVDEHLQQCMQVYDYAEEQIKIASKQEHYNDQEYSEAQMQLENAVNALNKLWLSSNDQQREQLYRMRLQLQALQNHMILQHPLDV; this is translated from the coding sequence GTGGCAACAAGGCAATCAGTAGATGAACATCTCCAGCAATGTATGCAGGTGTATGATTATGCTGAGGAACAGATAAAAATCGCTTCTAAACAAGAGCATTATAACGATCAAGAATATAGTGAGGCGCAAATGCAGCTTGAAAATGCGGTAAATGCCTTAAATAAGCTGTGGCTGTCGTCAAATGACCAGCAGAGAGAACAGCTGTACAGAATGAGGCTTCAGCTTCAAGCTTTGCAAAATCATATGATCCTGCAGCACCCTCTTGATGTGTAG
- the ytrB gene encoding ABC transporter ATP-binding protein YtrB, whose translation MIELRKLSKTIDGNQVLKDVSLTIEKGEIFGLLGRNGSGKTTMLRLIQQIIFADSGTVFFDGVEIKKHPKVKQNIIYMPVQNPFYDKYTYKQLVDILRRIYPKFDVTYANELMNRYEIPESKKYRELSTGLKKQLSLVLSFAARPALILLDEPTDGIDAVTRHDVLQLMVDEVAERDTSILITSHRLEDIERMCNRIGFLEDNRLTNVMDLDELKEEYIKIQMAFDTDVNLEIREQNIPLLDQAGVFYTVLIPKSDEEKKSFLRELKPKVWNELPVNLEEVFIAKFGGKRRW comes from the coding sequence ATGATTGAATTACGGAAGCTGTCAAAAACGATTGACGGCAATCAAGTATTAAAAGATGTTTCGTTAACGATTGAAAAAGGAGAAATTTTCGGGCTGCTCGGCCGCAATGGTTCAGGCAAAACGACGATGCTTCGCTTAATCCAGCAAATCATTTTCGCAGACAGCGGGACAGTTTTTTTTGACGGCGTAGAAATCAAAAAGCATCCGAAGGTCAAACAGAATATCATCTACATGCCTGTTCAAAATCCTTTTTACGACAAGTATACATATAAGCAGCTTGTCGACATCCTGAGAAGAATATATCCGAAATTTGATGTTACGTATGCGAATGAGCTCATGAATCGATACGAAATTCCGGAATCGAAAAAATACCGCGAGCTGTCGACGGGTTTGAAAAAACAGCTGTCGCTTGTTCTGTCGTTTGCGGCGAGACCGGCATTGATTCTCCTTGATGAACCAACGGACGGAATAGACGCGGTGACAAGACATGATGTACTCCAGCTGATGGTCGATGAAGTGGCGGAGCGTGATACGAGCATCCTGATCACTTCCCACCGCCTTGAAGACATAGAACGGATGTGCAACCGAATTGGTTTTCTCGAAGATAACAGGCTGACGAATGTGATGGATCTTGATGAGCTAAAAGAAGAATACATCAAAATTCAAATGGCGTTTGATACAGATGTCAACTTGGAGATCAGAGAACAAAACATTCCGTTGCTCGATCAGGCCGGCGTGTTCTATACGGTGCTGATTCCGAAAAGCGACGAGGAGAAAAAGAGCTTTTTGAGAGAGCTGAAGCCAAAAGTATGGAATGAGCTTCCTGTCAACTTAGAAGAAGTGTTCATTGCGAAGTTTGGAGGGAAGCGGAGATGGTAG
- a CDS encoding TIGR01212 family radical SAM protein (This family includes YhcC from E. coli K-12, an uncharacterized radical SAM protein.) produces MMQNNPFPYSNTEKRYHTLNYHLREHFGHKVFKVALDGGFDCPNRDGTVAHGGCTFCSAAGSGDFAGNRADDLITQFHDIKNRMHEKWKDGKYIAYFQAFTNTHAPVEVLREKFESVLALDDVVGISIATRPDCLPDDVVDYLAELNERTYLWVELGLQTVHERTALLINRAHDFNCYVEGVNKLRKHGIRVCSHIINGLPLEDRDMMMETAKAVADLDVQGIKIHLLHLLKGTPMVKQYEKGKLEFLSQDEYVQLVCDQLEIIPPEMIVHRITGDGPIELMVGPMWSVNKWEVLGAIHKELENRGSYQGKLFQRVQEESAL; encoded by the coding sequence GTGATGCAGAACAATCCTTTTCCTTATTCAAATACGGAAAAACGCTATCATACATTGAATTATCATCTTAGAGAACATTTCGGCCATAAGGTATTTAAAGTGGCGCTAGACGGCGGCTTTGACTGTCCGAATCGGGACGGCACCGTTGCCCACGGCGGCTGTACATTTTGCAGTGCAGCAGGCTCAGGCGATTTTGCCGGAAACCGGGCCGATGATTTAATTACGCAATTTCACGACATCAAAAACCGCATGCACGAAAAATGGAAGGACGGCAAGTACATCGCTTATTTCCAGGCTTTCACAAACACGCACGCCCCGGTTGAGGTGCTTCGTGAGAAATTTGAATCCGTCCTCGCGCTTGATGATGTGGTCGGCATTTCGATCGCCACACGTCCGGACTGTCTGCCAGACGATGTCGTTGACTATTTGGCGGAACTGAACGAACGCACGTATTTGTGGGTCGAACTCGGGCTTCAAACGGTTCATGAACGGACTGCTCTTCTCATCAACCGCGCACATGATTTTAACTGCTATGTGGAAGGCGTCAATAAGTTAAGAAAACATGGCATACGTGTTTGCTCGCATATTATTAACGGACTGCCGTTGGAAGATCGGGACATGATGATGGAAACCGCTAAGGCCGTCGCAGATTTGGACGTCCAAGGCATTAAAATCCATCTGCTGCACCTATTGAAAGGCACGCCGATGGTCAAGCAATATGAAAAGGGTAAACTGGAATTCCTTTCTCAAGATGAATATGTCCAGCTCGTCTGCGATCAGCTTGAAATCATTCCCCCAGAAATGATCGTGCACCGCATTACAGGTGACGGGCCGATTGAATTGATGGTCGGGCCAATGTGGAGCGTCAACAAATGGGAAGTGCTCGGCGCCATTCATAAAGAGCTTGAAAACCGCGGCAGCTATCAAGGAAAGTTGTTTCAACGAGTTCAGGAGGAATCAGCTTTATGA